A genome region from Scyliorhinus canicula chromosome 16, sScyCan1.1, whole genome shotgun sequence includes the following:
- the LOC119950875 gene encoding protein BCCIP homolog, translated as MATSAKRRLEPRTEESAESGTEEESGESSEESEEEMQQEVQVDFEAHAISDNDHSGIKRLLKQLFLKANVNITELANIIIQQNHVGSVIRVRELLPDCSDEDDEDVIFGFITVLNLTERKGTESVEQIKELVLSQCTTHHQSAVEQLDKILNDNSKPVSFLISERFINVPPQISLPLHKQLQAELMDAHKTNKPCGKSHYYLMISKTCMEMEKKKKTQQKGKQKEELMFANAEDEFFYEQSVLTFSYSVQEESDSCLSGRWCFDDIPMKPLRTVMLIPADCINTIMEKLKEYLTI; from the exons ATGGCGACCTCGGCCAAACGGCGGCTGGAGCCGAGAACAGAGGAGTCGGCGGAAAGTGGGACCGAGGAAGAATCCGGAGAAAGCAGCGAGGAATCGGAGGAAGAAATGCAACAAG AAGTGCAAGTAGATTTTGAAGCACATGCCATATCTGACAATGATCATAGTGGAATCAAACGTTTGTTGAAACAG TTATTTCTCAAGGCCAATGTAAACATCACTGAACTAGCCAACATCATTATTCAACAAAATCATGTTGGAAGTGTTATTCGGGTAAGGGAGCTGCTGCCGGATTG TAGTGATGAAGACGATGAAGATGTGATATTTGGATTTATCACTGTTTTAAATCTGACGGAAAGAAAG GGAACTGAGTCTGTTGAACAGATTAAAGAATTGGTTCTGAGCCAATGCACGACTCATCACCAGAGTGCAGTTGAGCAGCTGGACAAAATACTGAATGACAACAGCAAGCCAGTGAGCTTTCTCATCAGTGAGCGCTTCATTAATGTGCCACCACAGATCTCTCTGCCCTTGCACAAACAACTCCA GGCTGAACTGATGGATGCGCACAAGACCAATAAACCTTGTGGCAAGAGCCATTATTACCTTATGATCAGTAAGACCTGTATGgaaatggaaaagaaaaaaaagacacaACAAAAAGGCAAGCAGAAAGAAGAATTAATGTTTGCAAATGCAGAAGATGAGTTCTTTTATGAG CAATCGGTTCTGACATTCAGCTACTCGGTGCAAGAAGAGAGCGACAGCTGTCTGTCTGGACGCTGGTGTTTTGATGACATTCCGATGAAACCTCTTCGCACAGTTATGCTAATTCCTGCTGACTGCATAAATACAATTATGGAGAAACTCAAAGAATACCTAACGATATAA